A genomic window from Streptomyces broussonetiae includes:
- a CDS encoding ATP-binding cassette domain-containing protein, with product MIEAFGLTSNPRKAHRPAVDDVSFEARAGHVTALQGGVGAGKTTALRLMLELQQGHGITYFRGRPLHRIAHPTREVGLLLGDVPGHPARSVRGHLRMLCAASGVPARRADEVLEVVGLAGLRDERLGALSRGMDRRLGLACALLPDPHTLVLDDPAEGLSTGEAQWLHDMLRAHAEQGGTVLFTTADPKEAARAADRVVTLDGGRLRADQDAEDFARTRLRPRVAVRSPHAARLAALLTKEARTARRSVQVVREGGNLLSVYGSTTADIGETAFRNGILVHQLADEVGDMVPTAGAGSDSSSQGAGEVAVDESRARCAPDAPGASVTPGPETSAPDLPAAESGTSAFDSSAPAIAASDSPGPRKAAVSFGFSSNASKTTASGVVAEARGATSANFPVGEGTAVDGPTPESAISGRYSREDAQTVSALAAGERRARAADGELPTFGEVPCLRSDALAEIGWPGGALPGADGAAHGVVSPGRQGTPDGSEGAVPAELLAGAGAGRTADVTASRPSQGTVAAARELQAGGASSSAAGISALRARLPGARNPSIRRPRTARADQPAGVRTLDALSPLPPPISVRLAPSPLRPLRYEIRRATGIGVGFVTCGVVLALSALTAVLLARLGHTPQERLFAAWPRELPLPPAALATGLLGALAFGDEFRHPALAVDRSTVPRRLRLLTAKLFVSGATAALLAFLAVGCDAEALYIVYGRELTRVPADWLSLGVSWFGLVVGCAWAGVLAAGVFRSTTGGLAAVLAVPVVVVPLVRAATRGPAQRLMAGFPERMREAFLLQWPFGGDRYLLALARVVAQPVGGALALSLSALLGAYLFSMLRTRFR from the coding sequence GTGATCGAGGCCTTCGGACTGACCAGTAATCCCCGCAAGGCGCACCGGCCCGCCGTGGACGACGTGTCCTTCGAAGCGCGTGCCGGACATGTCACTGCGCTCCAAGGAGGCGTCGGCGCGGGCAAGACGACCGCGCTCAGACTGATGCTCGAACTCCAACAGGGGCATGGCATCACCTACTTCCGGGGGCGTCCCCTGCACCGGATCGCCCATCCGACGCGGGAAGTGGGCCTGCTCCTCGGCGACGTACCGGGACACCCGGCCCGCTCCGTCCGGGGGCATCTGCGCATGCTGTGCGCGGCCTCGGGTGTCCCGGCACGACGTGCCGACGAGGTCCTCGAAGTGGTCGGCCTCGCCGGCCTGCGCGACGAGCGCCTCGGGGCGCTCTCGCGCGGCATGGACCGCCGCCTCGGTCTGGCCTGCGCCCTGTTGCCCGATCCGCACACGCTCGTCCTGGACGACCCCGCCGAGGGTCTGTCCACCGGTGAGGCGCAGTGGCTGCACGACATGCTGCGCGCCCACGCCGAGCAGGGTGGCACCGTGCTCTTCACCACGGCCGATCCCAAAGAGGCGGCGCGCGCGGCCGACCGTGTCGTCACCCTCGACGGCGGCCGGCTCAGGGCCGACCAGGATGCCGAGGACTTCGCCCGCACCCGGCTGCGCCCGCGCGTCGCCGTCCGCAGCCCCCACGCGGCGCGCCTCGCGGCCCTGCTCACCAAAGAGGCCCGGACCGCGCGCCGCTCCGTGCAGGTCGTACGGGAAGGCGGCAACCTCCTCTCGGTGTACGGCTCCACGACCGCCGACATCGGCGAGACGGCCTTCCGTAACGGCATCCTGGTGCATCAACTCGCCGACGAGGTAGGCGACATGGTGCCGACTGCCGGTGCCGGGTCCGACAGCTCGTCGCAGGGGGCGGGCGAGGTTGCGGTGGACGAGTCCCGCGCGCGGTGCGCACCAGATGCCCCCGGCGCGTCGGTGACGCCGGGGCCGGAGACCTCGGCGCCCGACCTGCCGGCGGCGGAGTCGGGAACCTCGGCGTTCGACTCGTCGGCGCCGGCCATCGCGGCGTCCGACTCGCCTGGCCCGAGGAAGGCCGCCGTGTCCTTCGGTTTTTCGTCGAATGCGTCGAAGACCACGGCGTCGGGCGTCGTGGCAGAAGCACGGGGCGCCACGTCAGCGAACTTCCCGGTAGGGGAGGGCACGGCGGTGGATGGGCCGACGCCGGAGTCGGCAATCTCCGGTCGTTACTCGCGCGAGGATGCGCAGACCGTGTCTGCTCTCGCGGCGGGGGAGCGACGAGCACGGGCGGCCGACGGTGAACTGCCCACGTTCGGGGAGGTGCCCTGCCTGCGGTCGGACGCCCTGGCGGAGATCGGTTGGCCGGGCGGTGCGCTCCCCGGAGCCGACGGAGCGGCACACGGTGTCGTGAGCCCGGGCCGCCAGGGCACGCCCGACGGAAGTGAAGGCGCGGTTCCCGCGGAGCTGCTCGCGGGAGCCGGTGCAGGCCGGACCGCCGACGTGACGGCCTCCCGCCCGTCGCAGGGCACGGTCGCGGCAGCCCGGGAGCTGCAGGCCGGCGGTGCGAGCAGCTCCGCGGCGGGCATCTCGGCGCTCCGCGCCCGCCTTCCCGGAGCCAGGAATCCCAGTATCCGCCGTCCGCGGACCGCTCGCGCCGACCAGCCCGCCGGCGTCCGCACCCTCGACGCCCTCTCCCCCCTCCCGCCCCCCATCTCCGTCCGCCTCGCCCCCAGTCCCCTCCGCCCTCTGCGCTACGAGATCCGGCGCGCCACCGGAATCGGCGTCGGCTTTGTCACCTGCGGAGTCGTGCTGGCGCTGTCCGCACTCACCGCCGTGCTGCTGGCCCGGCTCGGCCACACTCCGCAGGAGCGGCTGTTCGCCGCGTGGCCGCGGGAACTGCCGCTGCCGCCCGCAGCGCTCGCGACAGGGCTGCTCGGCGCGCTGGCCTTCGGGGACGAGTTCCGCCACCCCGCCCTGGCGGTGGACCGCAGCACCGTGCCCCGGCGGCTGAGGCTGCTGACCGCGAAACTGTTCGTCTCCGGAGCCACCGCGGCGCTGCTCGCCTTCCTCGCCGTGGGCTGCGACGCCGAAGCTCTCTACATCGTCTACGGACGGGAGCTGACACGAGTTCCCGCGGACTGGCTTTCGCTGGGCGTGAGTTGGTTCGGACTCGTCGTGGGCTGCGCCTGGGCCGGTGTCCTGGCAGCCGGTGTCTTCCGGTCCACCACGGGCGGCCTGGCTGCCGTACTCGCCGTGCCCGTGGTCGTCGTCCCGCTCGTCCGCGCGGCGACACGGGGGCCCGCCCAGCGCTTGATGGCCGGGTTTCCGGAGCGGATGCGGGAGGCGTTCCTGCTGCAGTGGCCGTTCGGGGGCGACCGATATCTGCTCGCGCTGGCCCGGGTGGTCGCCCAACCGGTCGGCGGCGCACTGGCGTTGTCGCTGTCGGCGCTCCTGGGCGCGTATCTGTTCTCCATGCTGCGCACCCGGTTCCGGTGA
- a CDS encoding RecQ family ATP-dependent DNA helicase — protein sequence MEHTSNADLRAQADAVLARLVGNATGGGRLREDQWRAIEALVADRRRALVVQRTGWGKSAVYFVATSLLRARGSGPTVIVSPLLALMRNQVEAAARAGIHARTINSANTEEWDAVQAEIAAGEVDVLLVSPERLNNPDFRDQVLPKLAAATGLLVVDEAHCISDWGHDFRPDYRRLRTMLGDLPPGVPVLATTATANARVTADVADQLGTGSTSDALVLRGPLDRESLSLGVLRLPDAAHRMAWLADHLDDLPGSGIVYTLTVAAAEEVTAFLRQRGHAVASYTGKTENAERQQAEDDLLANRVKALVATSALGMGFDKPDLGFVVHLGSPSSPIAYYQQVGRAGRGVEHAEVLLLPGREDEAIWEYFASLAFPSEELVRRTLDVLSRADGPLSLPALEPLVELRRSRLETMLKVLDVDGAVHRVKGGWVATGQPWSYDAGRYEWVARQRSAEQEAMRAYASTTECRMEFLQRQLDDEGAKPCGRCDNCAGPRFTADTSTTAVDAARSDLDRAGVEVEPRRMWPTGLPAIGIALKGRIPAGEQASPGRALGRLSDIGWGNRLRPLLAPQAPDTPVPDDVARAVVGVLAGWAKGPGGWAPGAADAKPRPVGVVTVASRTRPRLVHSLGARIAEIGRLPLLGTVEYVDDVPRVPRSNSAQRLKALDGALTVPPALASVLAEADGPVLLIDDFTETGWTLAVAARLLRKSGARGVLPLVLAVQG from the coding sequence ATGGAGCACACGAGCAACGCGGATCTCCGGGCGCAGGCGGACGCCGTCCTCGCCCGGCTCGTCGGAAACGCCACGGGCGGGGGCCGGCTGCGCGAGGACCAGTGGCGGGCGATCGAGGCACTGGTCGCCGACCGGCGCCGAGCCCTGGTCGTACAGCGCACGGGCTGGGGCAAGTCCGCGGTGTACTTCGTGGCGACCTCGCTGCTTAGGGCCAGAGGGAGCGGGCCCACCGTGATCGTCTCGCCGCTGCTCGCGCTCATGCGCAATCAGGTGGAGGCGGCGGCCCGGGCCGGTATTCACGCCCGGACCATCAATTCCGCGAACACCGAGGAGTGGGACGCCGTCCAGGCCGAGATCGCGGCCGGCGAGGTCGATGTCCTGCTCGTCAGCCCGGAGCGGCTGAACAATCCCGACTTCCGCGACCAGGTCCTGCCCAAACTGGCCGCAGCGACCGGCCTGCTGGTCGTGGACGAGGCCCACTGCATCTCCGACTGGGGCCACGACTTCCGCCCCGACTACCGGCGGCTGCGCACCATGCTGGGCGATCTGCCGCCCGGTGTGCCCGTGCTGGCCACCACCGCCACGGCCAACGCACGGGTGACGGCGGATGTCGCCGACCAGCTCGGGACGGGCAGCACGTCGGACGCCCTGGTGCTGCGCGGGCCGCTGGACCGGGAGAGCCTCAGCCTCGGGGTGCTGCGGCTGCCGGATGCCGCGCACCGGATGGCCTGGCTCGCCGACCATCTCGACGACCTGCCGGGCTCCGGGATCGTCTACACGCTCACCGTCGCCGCCGCGGAGGAGGTCACCGCCTTCCTGCGGCAACGCGGCCACGCCGTCGCCTCGTACACGGGCAAGACGGAGAACGCCGAACGACAGCAGGCCGAGGACGACCTGCTCGCCAACCGGGTCAAGGCGCTCGTGGCCACCTCGGCGCTCGGCATGGGCTTCGACAAGCCGGATCTCGGATTCGTTGTCCACCTCGGCTCCCCCTCCTCCCCCATCGCGTACTACCAGCAGGTCGGCCGGGCCGGCCGAGGTGTCGAGCACGCCGAGGTGCTGCTCCTGCCGGGCAGGGAGGACGAGGCGATCTGGGAGTACTTCGCCTCACTCGCATTCCCCTCCGAGGAGCTGGTGCGGCGCACCCTGGACGTCCTCTCCCGGGCCGACGGGCCGCTGTCGCTGCCCGCCCTGGAACCCCTTGTCGAACTGCGCCGCTCCCGGCTGGAGACCATGCTGAAGGTCCTCGACGTGGACGGAGCGGTCCACCGGGTCAAGGGCGGTTGGGTCGCGACCGGGCAGCCGTGGTCGTACGACGCCGGGCGGTACGAGTGGGTGGCCCGGCAGCGCTCGGCCGAGCAGGAGGCCATGCGGGCCTATGCGTCCACGACCGAGTGCCGGATGGAGTTCCTTCAGCGCCAGCTGGACGACGAGGGCGCCAAACCCTGCGGCCGCTGCGACAACTGCGCGGGGCCGCGCTTCACCGCCGACACCTCCACGACGGCGGTGGACGCCGCGCGCAGTGATCTCGACCGGGCCGGGGTCGAGGTGGAGCCCCGCCGCATGTGGCCGACCGGCCTGCCGGCCATCGGCATCGCGCTCAAGGGGCGGATTCCGGCCGGTGAACAGGCCTCGCCGGGGCGTGCGCTGGGTCGACTGTCGGACATCGGCTGGGGCAACCGGCTGCGTCCGCTCCTCGCGCCCCAGGCACCGGACACTCCGGTGCCGGACGACGTGGCGCGGGCCGTGGTGGGTGTCCTGGCGGGCTGGGCGAAGGGCCCCGGTGGCTGGGCCCCCGGTGCCGCCGACGCCAAGCCCCGACCGGTGGGCGTCGTCACCGTCGCCTCACGGACCCGGCCCCGATTGGTCCACTCCCTGGGAGCCCGGATCGCCGAGATCGGTCGGCTGCCCCTGCTCGGCACCGTGGAGTACGTCGACGATGTGCCGCGGGTGCCGCGCAGCAACAGCGCACAGCGACTGAAGGCCCTCGACGGCGCGTTGACAGTGCCGCCTGCCCTGGCATCAGTACTCGCCGAAGCCGACGGTCCGGTTCTGCTGATCGACGACTTCACCGAGACGGGCTGGACCCTCGCGGTCGCGGCACGACTCCTGAGAAAGTCCGGAGCACGCGGGGTGTTGCCGCTGGTCCTGGCCGTCCAGGGCTGA
- a CDS encoding FadR/GntR family transcriptional regulator, with product MSTLAHTMMTAARSSDSGLAGPGELDRYPYSEAPVADRVGAPSWESADPELGRVGRRAAGSRGRGLHGQLVQQLGQMIVSGDLGADRPLVPEEIGQRFEVSRTVVRESLRVLEAKGLVSARPNVGTRVRPVSDWNLLDPDIIEWRAFGPQRDDQRRELSELRWTIEPLAARLAAGHGREEVQQRLSDMVEIMSHAMAQGDALTYSRADNEFHALLIQIAGNRMLEHLSGIVSAALQVSGGPVTGCDRPNETSLAQHARIVDAIGTGDGAAAEAAMRQLLTVHPEVERVVPAPREH from the coding sequence GTGAGTACCCTTGCGCACACCATGATGACCGCCGCCCGCTCCTCAGACTCCGGTCTGGCCGGCCCGGGCGAACTCGACCGCTACCCCTACTCCGAGGCCCCTGTGGCCGATCGGGTCGGAGCACCCTCCTGGGAGAGCGCCGACCCCGAACTGGGCCGTGTCGGCAGGCGTGCCGCGGGCAGCCGCGGACGCGGACTGCACGGCCAACTCGTCCAGCAGCTGGGGCAGATGATCGTCTCGGGCGACCTGGGCGCGGACCGCCCGCTGGTGCCCGAGGAGATCGGCCAGCGCTTCGAAGTCTCCCGCACCGTCGTCCGTGAGTCCCTTCGTGTCCTCGAGGCCAAGGGCCTGGTCAGCGCCCGCCCGAACGTCGGCACGCGCGTGCGTCCCGTCAGCGACTGGAACCTGCTCGACCCGGACATCATCGAGTGGCGGGCCTTCGGGCCGCAGCGTGACGACCAGCGTCGTGAGCTGAGCGAGCTGCGCTGGACCATCGAGCCGCTCGCCGCCCGCCTGGCCGCCGGACATGGCCGTGAAGAGGTGCAGCAGCGCCTCTCCGACATGGTAGAGATCATGAGCCACGCCATGGCGCAGGGCGACGCGCTGACCTATTCGCGCGCCGACAACGAGTTCCATGCACTGCTCATCCAGATCGCCGGCAACCGCATGCTGGAGCACCTGTCCGGGATTGTCTCTGCGGCTCTCCAGGTGTCGGGCGGCCCGGTCACGGGATGCGACCGGCCGAACGAGACGTCCCTCGCGCAGCACGCACGCATCGTCGACGCCATCGGCACCGGCGACGGGGCGGCGGCGGAGGCGGCCATGCGCCAACTGCTCACCGTCCACCCCGAGGTCGAACGCGTGGTACCCGCCCCGCGCGAGCACTGA
- a CDS encoding NUDIX hydrolase — MPYDPSAFPPFAVTVDLVVLTVRRHALCALAVRRGEPPFQGRWALPGGFVRADEDLSQAAARELVEETGLRAHDPAAPAQDNGAHLEQLATYGDPKRDPRMRVVSVAHLALAPDLPAPRAGGDASNARWAPVEELLQQGGYGRDGEPVAPLAFDHAQILADGVERARSKIEYSSLATAFCPPEFTVGELRRVYEAVWAVALDPRNFHRKVTGTPGFLVPTGGTTTRQGGRPAQLFRAGGATLLNPPMLRPEV, encoded by the coding sequence ATGCCCTACGACCCGTCAGCCTTTCCGCCCTTCGCCGTCACCGTGGACCTGGTCGTGCTGACCGTGCGCCGCCATGCCCTGTGCGCGCTGGCGGTACGCAGGGGCGAGCCCCCCTTCCAGGGGCGCTGGGCGCTGCCCGGCGGCTTCGTACGGGCCGACGAGGACCTCTCGCAGGCGGCCGCGCGCGAACTCGTGGAGGAGACCGGGCTGAGGGCACATGATCCCGCGGCTCCGGCCCAGGACAACGGGGCCCATCTCGAGCAGCTCGCCACCTATGGCGATCCCAAGCGTGACCCGCGTATGCGGGTGGTCAGTGTCGCTCACCTTGCGCTCGCTCCCGACCTGCCCGCCCCACGCGCGGGAGGCGACGCGAGCAACGCGCGCTGGGCACCGGTCGAGGAGCTGCTCCAGCAGGGAGGTTACGGCCGTGACGGCGAGCCGGTGGCGCCGCTCGCTTTCGACCACGCCCAGATCCTCGCCGACGGCGTGGAGCGGGCCCGGTCCAAGATCGAGTACTCCTCGCTGGCCACCGCGTTCTGTCCGCCCGAGTTCACCGTCGGCGAGCTGCGGCGGGTGTACGAGGCGGTGTGGGCGGTGGCGCTCGATCCCCGCAACTTCCATCGCAAGGTCACTGGCACCCCCGGATTCCTCGTTCCCACGGGAGGAACGACCACGCGCCAGGGCGGTCGGCCGGCACAGCTCTTCCGGGCCGGCGGCGCCACCCTGCTCAATCCGCCGATGCTGCGCCCCGAGGTCTGA
- a CDS encoding DUF4192 domain-containing protein has translation MTNHGETTGPIENGDISGQDPFTGQSAHDTQVTLRTPAELADALPYLLGYRPEDSMVLVALHDREGGGRFGGRARLGIPAHEEDWAAAARQLAQGLVRGSERRSSRPEQMVAYVCQDPAPGESGRDVKRRLERLAQLLRTECGDLDVPVIEALCISDGRYWSYCCPIEGCCPEDGSPMGLPGTSVLAAAATYAGIQVRGTLRELRARLQPWETTAVLEQEAALDAAGMTQVPRILDETSRAEVAEETIALAERVMRRLAAAAPVSGAHPADLRDDDLLAHDEAATLILGLQDRTTRDRAAAWMEGEEAGPALRLWRAVARRCVRPYGEHAAAPLTLVGWVAWSTGDELEAREALAMALGADPDYLFARLLHQACNEGLDPEAIRRCLRAGRTDPASAQTTQQPDPAKESARSGLPATDGATPGATAELDDRAAGPGSATGARRRRRMRPTDGNEGRREARSGGGRRRPTGSRPRSSAAEPSRPGMRGPGGTRPRASDRDTTSTAQSANGLRESEGDG, from the coding sequence ATGACGAATCACGGGGAAACCACCGGACCCATCGAAAACGGCGACATCTCCGGACAGGACCCGTTCACCGGGCAGTCCGCGCACGACACGCAGGTCACTCTACGCACCCCCGCCGAGCTGGCCGACGCCCTGCCCTATCTGCTCGGCTACCGCCCGGAGGACAGCATGGTGCTGGTCGCCCTTCACGACCGCGAAGGCGGCGGCCGGTTCGGCGGCCGGGCCCGCCTCGGCATCCCCGCGCACGAGGAGGACTGGGCGGCAGCCGCACGCCAGCTGGCCCAGGGACTGGTCAGGGGCAGCGAGCGGCGGAGCTCCCGCCCGGAGCAGATGGTGGCCTACGTCTGCCAGGATCCGGCCCCGGGAGAGTCCGGCCGGGACGTCAAACGACGGCTCGAGCGGCTGGCCCAGCTGCTGCGCACCGAGTGCGGAGATCTCGACGTGCCGGTCATTGAAGCGCTGTGCATCTCGGACGGCCGCTACTGGTCGTACTGCTGTCCGATCGAGGGCTGCTGCCCCGAGGACGGCTCGCCGATGGGCCTTCCCGGTACCTCCGTGCTGGCAGCCGCGGCCACCTACGCCGGTATCCAGGTGCGCGGCACTCTCAGGGAGTTGCGTGCCAGGCTGCAGCCCTGGGAGACCACCGCGGTCCTGGAGCAGGAGGCCGCGCTGGATGCGGCGGGGATGACCCAGGTGCCCCGCATCCTCGATGAGACGTCCCGTGCCGAAGTGGCCGAAGAGACCATCGCCCTCGCCGAGCGGGTCATGCGTCGGCTCGCCGCGGCAGCGCCCGTCTCGGGCGCGCATCCGGCGGATCTGCGTGACGACGACCTGCTCGCGCACGACGAGGCGGCGACGCTCATTCTCGGTCTCCAGGACCGCACGACCCGCGACCGGGCGGCGGCCTGGATGGAAGGCGAAGAGGCCGGCCCGGCTCTCCGTCTCTGGCGCGCCGTCGCACGCCGCTGTGTCCGTCCGTACGGCGAGCACGCCGCGGCCCCGTTGACCCTGGTCGGCTGGGTCGCCTGGTCGACGGGCGACGAACTGGAGGCCCGTGAGGCGCTGGCCATGGCCCTGGGTGCGGATCCCGACTACCTGTTCGCGCGGTTGCTGCACCAGGCCTGCAACGAGGGGCTCGACCCCGAAGCGATCCGCCGCTGCCTGCGCGCGGGTCGCACGGACCCCGCGTCGGCGCAGACCACGCAACAGCCGGATCCGGCAAAGGAGTCGGCCCGGTCCGGGCTCCCGGCCACCGACGGCGCGACACCCGGAGCGACTGCGGAGTTGGACGACCGGGCGGCTGGACCGGGCTCGGCCACGGGGGCACGCCGACGCCGTCGCATGCGGCCCACGGACGGCAACGAAGGTCGTCGCGAGGCCCGGTCGGGGGGCGGCCGACGGCGGCCGACCGGCTCCCGCCCCCGGTCATCCGCGGCCGAACCCTCCCGGCCCGGCATGCGCGGGCCCGGTGGCACGCGCCCGCGTGCGTCGGACCGGGACACGACGAGCACCGCGCAGTCGGCGAACGGCCTTCGCGAGTCCGAGGGGGACGGATGA
- a CDS encoding glycogen debranching N-terminal domain-containing protein, translating into MHQQSTSPSAADAARPPWGRPVQFQPDGTAAWAAAPTAASPPFDPRSPFPAGPGGLLPPAPQRIRRPIPAPPPRTAAAGRPAPELPPTHAALICVALPGLAISGELGQLAGRGLDGFYRGGRRLLSRCQVRVAGREPLAVQARMTGADSARFIGTLRASPAAGPDPDVVVERTRRAEGTERITLRNAAARPLRLPVEVALGTDLAELGTIASGTTGPELPATVHDSGLRWARAGVASCVTADPPPSDALASAGLLRWELELPPGGTATVELRVRLDRAGPLRSAGQTTTSPFAPARATGDDPRVGPLLHEAVAALQALLLRDPAHPSDTHLAAGAPWRCGLAPAEALAAARMSLPLGTRLATGTLRTLARTQLRDADPRASLIPGPRRDAGPILPPSCTGTEATLLFPVLLAEARRWGLPEQEVRELLPAAERCLAWLRTAVGDSTYLPDFRPKGPVRCETQAHAHRAALLGADLLDAYDRPGADELRKWAQVLRAAFRADFWLEDHGGGRPAAALTADGRPVPHLGSAAVHLLDTGLLGSGRLAPGLLDQVQTEHLARLLGTPALDAGWGLRSLSVKEPGHNPFGHRSGAVRVHETALAITGLAAVGYEKEAGGLLRGLLEAAEHFGHRLPEMFAGEQRSAGSAPVPHPAACRPAATAAASAIMVLIALAGIRPDIPARTVTLCPVRSAPLGELVLTGLRVAGAPFAVRISRLGLAMVEEAADGLQLGV; encoded by the coding sequence ATGCACCAGCAGTCGACTTCGCCCTCCGCAGCCGACGCCGCGCGGCCGCCCTGGGGCAGGCCCGTGCAGTTCCAGCCGGACGGCACTGCCGCGTGGGCAGCGGCGCCCACCGCCGCCTCGCCGCCCTTCGATCCCCGCTCGCCCTTCCCGGCCGGCCCCGGCGGGCTTTTGCCCCCGGCTCCTCAACGCATCCGACGGCCCATCCCGGCCCCGCCACCCCGCACAGCGGCAGCCGGCCGTCCGGCGCCCGAACTGCCGCCCACCCATGCGGCGTTGATCTGCGTCGCCCTGCCCGGCCTCGCCATCTCCGGCGAGCTGGGACAACTGGCGGGCCGTGGACTGGACGGGTTCTACCGAGGGGGCAGACGCCTGCTCTCACGGTGCCAGGTCCGCGTGGCAGGCCGCGAACCGCTCGCCGTGCAGGCCAGGATGACGGGAGCCGACAGTGCCCGTTTCATCGGCACCCTGCGGGCTTCCCCTGCGGCGGGCCCCGATCCCGATGTCGTGGTCGAGCGAACGCGTCGTGCCGAGGGAACCGAACGGATCACCCTCCGCAACGCCGCGGCACGACCATTGAGGCTGCCCGTCGAGGTCGCGCTCGGCACCGATCTCGCGGAACTGGGCACCATCGCCTCCGGCACCACGGGCCCCGAACTCCCCGCCACCGTCCACGACTCGGGTCTGCGCTGGGCCAGAGCCGGTGTGGCGTCCTGCGTCACTGCCGACCCGCCGCCCTCGGACGCTCTGGCGTCCGCCGGACTGCTGCGCTGGGAACTGGAACTGCCGCCGGGCGGGACGGCAACCGTGGAACTGCGGGTACGGCTCGATCGCGCGGGCCCGTTGCGATCCGCGGGCCAGACCACGACCAGCCCCTTCGCACCCGCCCGGGCGACGGGCGACGACCCTCGGGTCGGCCCGCTGTTGCACGAGGCCGTCGCCGCCCTCCAGGCCCTGCTCCTGCGCGACCCCGCCCATCCTTCCGACACCCATCTCGCGGCAGGTGCGCCCTGGCGCTGTGGTCTGGCGCCCGCCGAAGCCCTCGCCGCAGCCCGCATGTCCCTGCCCCTGGGCACCCGGCTCGCCACAGGCACACTGCGCACCCTCGCCCGCACTCAGCTCCGGGACGCCGATCCACGGGCCAGCCTGATCCCGGGACCACGACGCGACGCCGGCCCGATCCTCCCACCGAGCTGCACGGGAACGGAGGCCACGCTGCTCTTTCCCGTCCTGCTCGCCGAGGCCCGCCGCTGGGGTCTGCCCGAGCAGGAGGTGAGGGAACTGCTGCCCGCCGCGGAGCGCTGCCTCGCCTGGTTGCGGACGGCCGTCGGCGACAGCACCTATCTCCCCGACTTCCGACCCAAAGGTCCTGTCCGCTGCGAAACACAGGCCCACGCGCACCGGGCGGCCCTGCTCGGCGCCGATCTCCTCGACGCCTACGACCGGCCCGGCGCCGACGAGTTGCGCAAGTGGGCCCAGGTCCTGCGGGCAGCGTTCCGTGCCGACTTCTGGCTCGAGGACCACGGCGGTGGCCGCCCGGCCGCGGCCCTGACCGCGGACGGCCGTCCCGTGCCCCATCTGGGCTCCGCCGCCGTGCACCTCCTCGACACCGGCCTGCTCGGCTCCGGCCGTCTCGCCCCTGGCCTCCTCGACCAGGTGCAGACCGAACACCTCGCCCGGCTGCTCGGCACCCCCGCCCTGGACGCGGGCTGGGGACTGCGAAGTCTCAGCGTCAAGGAGCCCGGACATAACCCGTTCGGCCACCGGAGTGGAGCCGTCCGGGTTCATGAGACCGCACTCGCCATCACCGGTCTGGCCGCCGTCGGCTACGAGAAGGAAGCAGGCGGCCTGCTGAGAGGCCTGCTGGAAGCGGCGGAACACTTCGGCCACCGGCTGCCGGAGATGTTCGCAGGGGAACAGCGCTCCGCGGGGAGCGCCCCCGTCCCGCACCCGGCGGCCTGCCGCCCGGCGGCCACCGCCGCAGCCTCCGCGATCATGGTGCTCATCGCCCTCGCGGGTATTCGCCCCGACATCCCCGCCCGAACGGTCACCTTGTGTCCCGTGCGCAGCGCCCCGCTCGGTGAACTCGTCCTCACCGGGTTGCGCGTCGCCGGTGCCCCCTTCGCCGTGCGGATCAGCCGACTGGGTCTGGCCATGGTCGAGGAGGCGGCGGACGGCCTGCAACTGGGAGTGTGA